One segment of Terriglobia bacterium DNA contains the following:
- a CDS encoding permease has product MLKAEPYPETHESIEKKPRPEAHKGFLFLAGIGAAAAWYLVYRQLPVLADWLTFSVLGLNKTTHLGTAVQFFIFETPKVLMLLVLVVFGVGIIRSFFTPQHTRAVLAGKSESAGNLFAALLGVVTPFCSCSAVPLFIGFVTTGVPLGVTFSFLISAPMVNEVALVLLFGLFGWRVAAIYAGMGLLIAVVAGWVIGRLKMERFVEPWVYATHLGDSGVADQKLSWPERVRLGKEAVRDIVGKVWPYVIAGIAVGAGIHGYVPENFMASIMGKSAWWSVPLAVLIGVPMYSNAAGIIPVVQALLGKGAALGTVLAFMMSVIGLSLPETIILRKVLRLPLIAAFVGVVAVGILIVGYVFNLIM; this is encoded by the coding sequence ATGCTTAAGGCCGAACCATACCCTGAGACCCACGAATCCATAGAGAAGAAGCCGCGCCCGGAGGCTCACAAAGGATTCCTGTTTCTTGCAGGCATTGGTGCTGCTGCGGCCTGGTACCTTGTTTACCGCCAACTACCGGTACTGGCGGACTGGCTCACTTTTTCAGTCCTTGGACTGAACAAAACAACTCACCTCGGAACGGCGGTTCAGTTCTTTATCTTTGAGACCCCAAAGGTTCTGATGCTGTTGGTGCTGGTCGTCTTTGGTGTCGGCATCATCCGGTCATTTTTCACACCGCAGCACACACGGGCCGTTTTGGCAGGTAAGAGCGAATCCGCCGGGAATCTCTTTGCCGCGCTGCTGGGAGTCGTCACACCGTTCTGCTCCTGCTCCGCAGTCCCGCTCTTCATAGGCTTTGTCACGACTGGCGTACCGCTCGGAGTCACGTTTTCTTTCCTCATTTCCGCTCCCATGGTCAACGAGGTTGCGCTTGTCCTGCTCTTCGGACTCTTCGGCTGGCGTGTGGCTGCGATCTACGCTGGGATGGGCTTGCTGATAGCTGTTGTCGCCGGGTGGGTGATTGGCCGTCTCAAGATGGAGCGGTTCGTGGAGCCGTGGGTTTACGCCACTCATCTCGGCGACAGTGGGGTTGCCGACCAGAAGCTCTCCTGGCCTGAACGTGTCCGGCTGGGAAAAGAAGCCGTGCGAGATATCGTCGGCAAAGTGTGGCCTTACGTGATCGCCGGCATCGCCGTGGGAGCAGGAATCCATGGTTACGTTCCCGAGAACTTCATGGCGTCCATCATGGGCAAAAGCGCATGGTGGTCCGTACCTCTCGCCGTCTTGATCGGCGTGCCAATGTATTCCAATGCCGCAGGCATCATTCCGGTCGTGCAGGCTCTCCTTGGCAAAGGCGCCGCGCTCGGCACCGTGCTGGCATTCATGATGTCGGTGATCGGCCTTTCACTGCCGGAAACCATCATTCTCCGTAAAGTCCTTCGGCTGCCGCTCATCGCCGCATTTGTCGGCGTTGTTGCAGTCGGGATCCTGATTGTCGGTTACGTTTTCAATCTCATCATGTAG
- a CDS encoding ABC transporter ATP-binding protein, whose amino-acid sequence MEVVRVEHLTKIYGHGDAQTVALIDANLSVNSGELVALLGPSGSGKTTLLTAICCINEPTHGRIELDGVPVFDEGWMGVDVRALRRQKMGVIFQSYNLIPFLTVLENVELILSLNHIPQAEAQDRAMELLEYLEIAHRWHHYPGEISGGEQQRVAIARALANHPKVLLADEPTAALDTERGKIVMRLLRKLSRETGAAVIVVTHDDRMVEGFDQVYRIADGVIQ is encoded by the coding sequence ATGGAAGTTGTACGTGTGGAGCACTTGACGAAGATTTACGGCCACGGCGATGCGCAGACCGTGGCTCTCATCGACGCCAATCTCAGTGTGAACAGCGGTGAGCTGGTGGCTCTGCTCGGTCCGAGCGGCTCCGGCAAGACCACCCTGCTGACAGCGATTTGCTGCATCAATGAGCCTACGCATGGCCGCATTGAACTGGATGGCGTGCCAGTTTTCGATGAAGGGTGGATGGGCGTTGATGTTCGGGCCCTGCGACGCCAAAAAATGGGAGTAATTTTCCAGTCGTACAACCTGATTCCCTTCTTGACGGTACTGGAAAATGTGGAACTGATTCTGTCTCTCAACCATATACCGCAGGCAGAAGCGCAGGACCGGGCCATGGAACTGCTTGAATACCTGGAAATCGCACACCGCTGGCATCACTATCCCGGCGAGATCTCGGGCGGTGAACAGCAGCGGGTGGCTATTGCTCGGGCACTTGCCAACCATCCTAAAGTATTGCTCGCCGACGAACCCACGGCCGCTCTGGACACAGAACGAGGCAAAATCGTGATGCGGCTCCTCCGCAAACTCAGCCGCGAGACAGGAGCCGCCGTGATCGTGGTGACGCATGATGATCGAATGGTTGAGGGCTTTGATCAGGTGTATCGAATTGCAGACGGGGTAATTCAATGA
- a CDS encoding agmatine deiminase family protein has product MSRAKTPSDPQPTPQSLGYRMPAEWEPHQSTWLAWPHNRSDWPGKFDAIPWVFADIIRHLGRVEDVNLIVGSAREKQTAREVLKRSHVDTKRVKFHLWPTNRIWTRDSGPTFVRNQEGIALTNWRFNAWAKYSDWKHDNQLPERIGKKLKLRQFTPILERNGKAHRVVLEGGSIDVNGQGLMLSTEECLLSKVQQRNPGLSQRDLEQVFADYLGVEKVIWLGCGIKGDDTHGHVDDISRFVSTDTVLTVVEPNKTDANYEPLQENLRRLRAATDLQGRKLQIVELPLPRPVIFRGQRLPASYANFYIANGLVLAPTFNDPHDRLALNILASLFPDREIVGIHCGDFIWGLGAIHCMTQQQPA; this is encoded by the coding sequence ATGTCTCGCGCGAAAACGCCGTCAGATCCGCAGCCCACGCCCCAATCTCTCGGCTATCGTATGCCCGCCGAATGGGAGCCACACCAGTCCACGTGGTTGGCGTGGCCGCACAACCGCTCAGACTGGCCGGGAAAATTCGACGCCATACCCTGGGTCTTTGCCGATATCATCCGCCATCTGGGCCGCGTGGAAGACGTAAACCTGATCGTTGGCTCCGCGCGAGAGAAACAAACTGCGCGTGAGGTTCTGAAGCGCAGCCATGTCGACACGAAGCGCGTAAAGTTTCACCTCTGGCCCACAAACCGCATCTGGACGCGCGACTCCGGCCCTACCTTTGTCAGAAATCAAGAAGGGATCGCGCTGACTAACTGGCGCTTCAATGCCTGGGCCAAGTATTCCGACTGGAAGCATGACAATCAGCTTCCTGAGCGCATCGGGAAGAAGCTCAAGCTTCGGCAGTTTACGCCTATCCTTGAGCGCAATGGCAAGGCACATCGGGTGGTCCTTGAAGGCGGCAGCATTGATGTGAATGGCCAGGGACTAATGCTGAGCACGGAAGAATGCCTTCTTAGCAAGGTGCAGCAGCGCAACCCGGGACTCTCACAACGCGACCTGGAGCAAGTGTTTGCTGATTATCTTGGAGTCGAAAAAGTAATCTGGCTGGGATGTGGCATCAAGGGCGACGACACGCACGGCCACGTAGATGATATTTCTCGCTTTGTCTCGACCGATACGGTGCTAACAGTGGTCGAGCCAAACAAAACCGATGCCAACTATGAACCGCTGCAAGAAAATTTACGTCGTCTTCGCGCCGCCACTGATCTTCAGGGACGGAAACTCCAGATCGTCGAACTGCCGCTTCCCCGCCCCGTGATCTTTCGCGGACAGCGCCTGCCCGCCAGCTATGCCAATTTTTATATCGCCAATGGACTGGTGCTGGCGCCGACCTTCAACGATCCGCATGATCGTCTTGCGCTGAATATTCTTGCCAGCCTGTTTCCTGATCGCGAAATCGTCGGCATACACTGCGGAGATTTCATCTGGGGCCTGGGCGCCATTCATTGCATGACACAGCAACAACCGGCATAA
- a CDS encoding metalloregulator ArsR/SmtB family transcription factor, with product MRELEKIFKGLADLTRLRILNLLLHGELCVCDVQYVLGLLQPNISRHLTYLKNSGLVLDRREGPRMCYRLADPSEGLSKELFAFLRTTFSRNAAFADDSHKLKKAIEDGACNATQWHPYSGLPRDLGNTERRGQ from the coding sequence ATGAGGGAACTTGAGAAGATATTTAAAGGGCTGGCGGATTTAACCCGCCTTCGGATACTCAACCTGCTGTTGCATGGCGAGCTCTGTGTGTGCGACGTGCAGTATGTTTTGGGCCTCTTGCAGCCGAACATCTCCCGTCACCTTACATATTTGAAGAACTCAGGCTTGGTGCTCGATCGGCGCGAAGGACCACGCATGTGTTATCGCTTGGCCGATCCCAGTGAGGGCTTAAGTAAGGAGCTATTTGCTTTTCTGCGAACAACGTTCTCTCGAAATGCTGCTTTCGCAGACGATTCTCACAAGCTGAAGAAGGCCATTGAGGACGGAGCATGCAATGCCACTCAATGGCACCCATATTCGGGACTCCCCAGGGATCTGGGCAACACCGAGCGTAGAGGACAATGA
- a CDS encoding MFS transporter → MRRRAFAGVSRNTVLLAFTSLFADISTEMLYPILPIFLTQTLHASGSIVGLVEGIAQATQNIVQGFSGWLSDKLQKRKSLALAGYLLSAVSKPLIGFATAWPGAFGARFLDRFGAGFRSAPRDALIASSVAEENRGAAFGLEGIGDNSGAFLGPLLTVLLFISFHVGIRSIFYLAIIPGLLASLMVLLVRERPAPVTAKAKIDVSLRHFPKPYWRYLLITALFGVGYSSTSFLILQTKDIGASFEATISIYAGFNLVAALVSYPAGSLSDTMGRRNVLLLAFIIFFIAYFGFARARSVVLIAALFVFYGLFQGIFRSVGKAFAADFVPEQLRASGVGWYSTTVGLLQLVASIVAGLLWDRVGHAAVFYYGAAFAAMGTIALLVLIPGRQNKPNEAPVR, encoded by the coding sequence ATGCGAAGGCGCGCATTCGCTGGAGTTTCCAGAAACACCGTTCTTCTGGCGTTCACCAGCCTGTTTGCGGATATCTCGACGGAGATGCTTTACCCGATCCTGCCGATCTTTCTCACGCAAACGCTGCATGCAAGCGGCAGCATCGTCGGCCTGGTGGAGGGCATTGCGCAGGCAACACAGAACATTGTGCAAGGCTTCTCGGGTTGGCTATCGGACAAGCTGCAAAAGAGAAAATCCCTTGCCCTTGCCGGCTATTTGCTGTCGGCAGTATCCAAACCACTGATTGGCTTTGCGACGGCATGGCCGGGCGCGTTCGGGGCACGCTTTCTGGACCGGTTTGGCGCCGGATTCCGCTCCGCGCCGCGCGATGCCCTCATCGCATCGTCGGTGGCTGAGGAAAACAGAGGGGCGGCTTTTGGCCTTGAAGGTATTGGCGATAATTCAGGCGCGTTCCTGGGACCATTGCTGACCGTTCTTCTTTTCATCTCGTTCCATGTCGGCATCCGCTCGATTTTCTATCTCGCCATCATTCCCGGCCTTCTCGCCTCTCTGATGGTCTTGCTCGTCCGGGAACGGCCCGCGCCGGTGACGGCAAAAGCTAAAATCGATGTTAGTCTGCGGCATTTTCCGAAACCCTATTGGAGATATCTGCTGATCACAGCATTGTTCGGAGTCGGCTATTCGAGTACTTCCTTTCTGATTTTGCAAACAAAGGATATTGGCGCTTCTTTCGAGGCGACCATCTCGATTTATGCGGGCTTCAACCTCGTGGCCGCGCTGGTTTCCTATCCGGCAGGATCTCTTTCCGACACAATGGGCAGAAGAAATGTCCTTCTACTAGCATTCATCATATTCTTCATTGCCTATTTCGGTTTTGCGCGCGCGAGAAGCGTCGTGCTCATCGCGGCCTTGTTTGTCTTCTATGGGCTATTCCAGGGAATATTCCGCTCCGTGGGCAAGGCATTTGCCGCGGATTTCGTGCCGGAGCAGCTGCGCGCCAGTGGAGTTGGCTGGTACAGCACGACCGTTGGCCTATTGCAGCTGGTCGCAAGCATTGTTGCTGGCCTGCTTTGGGACCGCGTCGGCCATGCGGCAGTGTTCTATTATGGCGCAGCCTTTGCCGCCATGGGCACGATTGCATTGCTCGTGTTGATCCCAGGGAGACAGAACAAACCCAACGAGGCCCCGGTCCGATGA
- a CDS encoding multicopper oxidase domain-containing protein, which translates to MKKFLESRRQFLKTAGMTAGAMLLSSRDSSGRSGTTMQQNQSSGAAAESEPANYTLRIKTSPVEIAKTRIISLTTYNGQFPGPLLRLKEGQEVTVDVYNETDVPEQLHWHGQMIPVEVDGAGEEGTPFIPAHGKRRIVFTPKPAGLRFYHTHIRAGADLYGGQYSGQVGPVFIEPKHEPGNYDREVFLTLKEFEPTFSRGGDMPMDFLSPATKVKTLEEQGESAMKASLAKGLPHGYEVGYGSFTINGRMLHHGEPIRVKQGERVLFHVLNGSATEIRSLALPGHSFHVVALDGNPVPNPMNVPVLWLGTAERVSAMVQMNHPGVWIMGDTADDDRRHGMGIVVEYARQKGKPLWVPPPRFRWNYARFAKPDASAPPPDETFEMIFKKENAAEEGFNRWTINGVAYPMANEMAPASFHLKQGKRYRIHMRNASDDIHPIHLHRHSFELTSLAGIPTAGILKDVVMLGGYQEVGVDFVADNPGLTLFHCHQQLHMDFGFMTFFDYI; encoded by the coding sequence ATGAAAAAGTTTTTGGAGTCGAGACGACAGTTTCTGAAAACTGCAGGTATGACAGCTGGGGCGATGCTCCTATCCAGCCGAGACAGTTCCGGTCGGAGCGGAACGACGATGCAGCAAAACCAATCCTCGGGAGCTGCCGCCGAGTCCGAACCGGCAAATTACACACTGCGAATCAAGACGTCGCCTGTGGAGATTGCGAAAACCCGGATTATTTCGTTAACCACGTACAACGGACAGTTTCCTGGACCGTTGCTTCGCCTGAAAGAAGGCCAAGAGGTGACGGTGGATGTCTATAACGAAACCGATGTCCCTGAGCAACTGCATTGGCATGGGCAGATGATACCGGTTGAGGTGGACGGAGCAGGCGAGGAGGGCACACCTTTCATCCCCGCACATGGCAAGCGTCGGATTGTATTCACGCCCAAGCCAGCGGGGCTCCGTTTCTATCACACACATATTCGAGCCGGAGCAGACCTTTATGGCGGCCAGTACAGTGGCCAGGTTGGTCCGGTGTTTATCGAGCCAAAGCATGAGCCTGGCAATTATGATCGCGAAGTCTTTCTCACGCTCAAAGAGTTTGAGCCAACCTTCAGTCGTGGCGGAGACATGCCAATGGATTTCCTCTCTCCTGCGACTAAGGTGAAGACGCTCGAGGAGCAGGGTGAATCTGCCATGAAGGCTTCGCTTGCCAAGGGCTTGCCCCATGGATATGAAGTGGGCTACGGTTCCTTCACGATCAATGGACGGATGCTGCACCACGGAGAGCCAATCCGCGTGAAGCAAGGCGAACGAGTCCTGTTCCATGTGCTAAACGGCAGCGCCACGGAGATTCGCAGTCTTGCACTGCCAGGACATTCCTTCCACGTGGTTGCATTGGACGGCAATCCCGTGCCGAATCCCATGAACGTTCCGGTCCTCTGGCTGGGTACTGCTGAGCGGGTTTCTGCCATGGTGCAAATGAACCACCCGGGAGTTTGGATCATGGGGGACACTGCCGATGACGATCGACGCCATGGCATGGGCATTGTGGTGGAGTATGCGAGACAAAAAGGCAAACCACTGTGGGTCCCGCCGCCGCGTTTCCGCTGGAATTATGCCCGCTTTGCCAAGCCGGACGCCAGTGCGCCTCCGCCAGACGAGACCTTCGAGATGATCTTCAAAAAGGAAAATGCCGCTGAAGAGGGCTTCAATCGCTGGACCATCAATGGAGTCGCCTATCCGATGGCAAATGAAATGGCCCCGGCATCGTTCCATTTAAAACAGGGCAAGCGGTACAGAATCCACATGCGGAATGCCAGTGACGATATCCACCCGATTCATCTCCACCGCCACAGCTTCGAACTGACCAGTTTGGCCGGAATCCCGACTGCCGGAATCCTGAAAGACGTGGTCATGCTCGGTGGTTATCAGGAGGTTGGCGTTGATTTCGTTGCTGACAATCCGGGGTTGACACTATTTCACTGCCACCAGCAATTACACATGGATTTTGGTTTTATGACTTTTTTTGACTACATCTAA
- a CDS encoding OsmC family protein, which yields MEPFPHHYTVTASANVEGDVVIDAQRLPRLVTATPTEFGGPGDRWSPETLLVAAVADCFVLTFRGIAAVSKLSWISLDCEVTGALDRVEHVTQFTGFVVRARLKVSPETNREQAVRMLTKAEQTCLVTNSLKARSQLEAAVDVAMAA from the coding sequence ATGGAACCATTTCCACATCACTATACCGTTACAGCATCTGCCAATGTGGAGGGCGATGTTGTAATTGACGCACAGAGGCTGCCCAGGCTCGTCACTGCCACGCCGACCGAGTTTGGCGGGCCAGGTGATCGGTGGTCTCCGGAAACTCTGCTCGTTGCTGCGGTGGCAGACTGCTTTGTACTGACTTTTCGAGGCATTGCCGCCGTCTCAAAGTTGTCATGGATTTCGCTTGATTGCGAAGTGACAGGCGCCCTGGACAGGGTCGAACATGTGACGCAGTTCACAGGGTTTGTTGTGCGCGCTCGCCTCAAGGTGTCTCCCGAAACTAATAGGGAACAGGCGGTCCGGATGTTGACGAAAGCCGAACAGACATGTCTGGTGACTAACTCGCTCAAGGCTAGGTCCCAGCTTGAGGCTGCAGTTGATGTTGCGATGGCTGCGTAA
- a CDS encoding thioredoxin family protein: MLNITVYGPGCAKCKETERRVRRVVEASAVEANITKAMDPIDMARAGILATPTIAINGVIKVSGRVPNEDEIKVWITECLVSTTVGK, encoded by the coding sequence ATGCTGAATATTACTGTGTACGGTCCTGGTTGTGCTAAGTGCAAAGAAACTGAACGGCGTGTGCGCCGCGTTGTCGAGGCATCCGCCGTGGAGGCCAATATCACCAAAGCGATGGATCCTATTGACATGGCAAGAGCGGGCATACTGGCCACACCTACCATCGCCATCAATGGTGTCATAAAGGTGTCCGGCCGCGTTCCCAATGAGGACGAGATCAAGGTCTGGATTACCGAATGCTTGGTGTCGACCACTGTCGGGAAATAA
- a CDS encoding FtsX-like permease family protein, protein MNLAIRDIRRHMTRFLLTCVGLGLLLTVVMAMSGIYRGLIGDATKVIEATTAQIWVVQKDTRGPFAESSRLPEDLEYSIAAVEGVRRASPLSFQYVQIPRGGKSIRLFLIGYKLDRIGGPPVIVAGRTITKKHYEIVADRKSGYAVGDTIHLGLEDYTVVGLTQGMPSPSGDPAAFVSLADAQVIQFQLDNDAIRNNRERVVATYAQLASMSPFMRNKATEKALAAAENPHFANAIVAELDDPSAAAEVANYVRRWNHYQVFSADQERELLLKGFIEKSQKQLWLFRTILVIVSGVIIALIIYTLTMDKLREIATLKIIGAADRTIVNMILQQSLLLGVIGFAVGYALISRTYTLYPRTVLIQPFDMLALFAIVVLICILASILGIWRALKVDPGTALSGG, encoded by the coding sequence ATGAATCTTGCGATTCGCGACATTCGCCGCCACATGACGCGCTTTCTGCTTACCTGCGTCGGATTGGGACTGCTCCTTACAGTTGTAATGGCGATGAGCGGAATCTACCGCGGCTTGATCGGCGACGCAACCAAAGTGATTGAGGCGACAACGGCCCAGATATGGGTGGTCCAGAAAGACACGCGTGGCCCGTTCGCGGAAAGCTCGCGCCTGCCGGAAGACCTGGAATATTCGATTGCGGCTGTCGAAGGTGTCCGCCGGGCTTCGCCACTCTCGTTTCAATACGTGCAAATTCCGCGCGGGGGAAAATCGATCCGGCTGTTTCTGATCGGGTACAAGCTGGACAGGATTGGGGGTCCACCTGTGATTGTGGCGGGCCGCACCATCACCAAGAAACACTATGAAATTGTGGCGGATCGCAAATCCGGGTATGCAGTGGGAGATACGATCCATTTGGGACTGGAAGATTACACTGTGGTGGGTCTTACTCAGGGAATGCCGTCGCCCTCGGGAGACCCCGCCGCGTTCGTTTCGTTGGCCGACGCACAGGTCATCCAGTTCCAATTGGATAATGACGCAATACGGAACAATCGCGAGCGCGTGGTCGCGACGTACGCACAACTGGCCAGCATGAGTCCCTTCATGCGCAACAAGGCAACCGAGAAGGCTCTGGCTGCCGCGGAGAACCCGCATTTCGCCAATGCCATCGTAGCCGAGCTCGACGATCCATCCGCGGCCGCCGAGGTTGCGAATTACGTCCGCCGCTGGAACCACTATCAAGTGTTCTCAGCCGACCAGGAACGGGAGCTCCTTCTCAAAGGTTTCATTGAGAAATCCCAAAAGCAGCTCTGGCTGTTCCGAACGATCCTTGTGATCGTCTCCGGCGTGATCATTGCACTTATCATTTACACGCTCACCATGGATAAGCTGCGCGAGATTGCAACCTTGAAGATTATCGGGGCAGCAGATCGAACCATCGTCAACATGATCCTGCAGCAGTCACTCTTGCTGGGAGTGATCGGCTTCGCCGTGGGCTACGCGCTCATCAGCAGGACATACACGCTCTATCCGCGGACCGTGCTCATACAACCGTTCGACATGCTGGCGCTGTTCGCGATTGTGGTACTGATCTGCATATTGGCGAGCATTCTGGGAATATGGCGCGCGCTGAAAGTCGATCCTGGGACAGCGCTGAGTGGGGGATAA
- a CDS encoding PadR family transcriptional regulator: MEHRSILFGLVRLHVLYHASKEDVFGLEMIRELGRHGYSLSPGTLYPLLHGMEREGYLKSAQRQSGGRIRKFYRATRKGRAALKRARDQVRELFGELFDGQST, translated from the coding sequence ATGGAACATCGGTCCATCCTTTTCGGGCTCGTTCGGCTGCATGTTCTCTACCATGCCAGCAAGGAAGATGTATTTGGCCTGGAGATGATCCGCGAACTCGGACGTCACGGCTACAGCCTTAGTCCGGGGACCCTGTATCCTCTGCTGCACGGCATGGAGCGCGAAGGCTATCTGAAGTCTGCTCAGCGTCAATCTGGCGGTCGGATACGAAAGTTCTATCGTGCAACCAGGAAAGGAAGGGCTGCATTGAAAAGGGCGCGCGATCAAGTGCGTGAGCTTTTCGGAGAGCTGTTTGATGGACAATCAACGTGA
- a CDS encoding phage integrase SAM-like domain-containing protein: protein MELKSTGRQLTFAEAAAKWLDQVSTTRARKTYQSRKFTLDEFQKVCVVAYPSDVTREVVMAFIKYLGSRGLTNRTICNRLGALHRFLKTVGVKGMPRQEVNNQAGWVSHSLRHNFVINS, encoded by the coding sequence GTGGAGCTGAAGTCCACTGGAAGGCAGCTCACGTTCGCTGAGGCTGCGGCAAAGTGGCTCGATCAGGTTTCCACGACCCGCGCACGGAAAACGTACCAGAGCCGCAAGTTCACGCTGGATGAGTTCCAGAAGGTATGCGTCGTCGCATATCCAAGCGATGTGACCCGCGAGGTTGTTATGGCCTTTATCAAGTACCTCGGAAGCAGGGGATTGACGAACCGCACGATTTGCAATCGGCTGGGCGCTCTGCACCGGTTTCTTAAGACAGTGGGAGTGAAGGGAATGCCTCGGCAGGAGGTTAACAATCAGGCCGGATGGGTTTCCCACTCTCTCCGCCATAACTTTGTTATCAATAGCTAA
- a CDS encoding efflux RND transporter periplasmic adaptor subunit — translation MATIEAPIKPQVAPVRPLPPARSKRRRRLWMIGAGGVALVLIILALLPPKVPVTHLSQMTLRDEAAGTGFVHAKVSIGVGAKINGVVLKVYVDQGDVVRKGQILAKLHNQDFQSQLGQATSLAQAQQAAVTSARANLSASEARLHASISAVARAQAGLRLAEINYKRTESLHEGGVVSKESLDTAETAYTQAQEDLRNSQAMQNSAQQEGKAAEGQLAVSQKTMAGSEADVRFQKANLQYTIVTSPVDGYVVSRDLEEGATVVPGLPIFTIAESSLIWVSANIDEREIEGLKGGQPATITLRSAPTRKISGHVARIAKEADPVTEEVVVDAAFAQRPLDIKLNETAEVYILKSEKAGAKALPRTAIVSGRDGPAVWIVTNGKLQLRPIGLGMTDKRGLVEVLNGLSDSEQVLVQPSAAGIQLTSGRRVRTSRVETATAGRGTP, via the coding sequence ATGGCAACAATTGAAGCACCAATAAAACCGCAGGTAGCTCCAGTCCGGCCTCTACCGCCGGCAAGGTCAAAGCGGCGGCGTCGGCTGTGGATGATCGGCGCTGGCGGGGTTGCCTTGGTTCTCATCATCCTCGCCCTTCTTCCGCCCAAGGTTCCGGTTACGCATCTGTCCCAGATGACGTTGCGCGATGAGGCTGCCGGTACCGGTTTCGTTCACGCCAAAGTCTCAATTGGGGTTGGCGCCAAGATCAACGGCGTTGTGTTGAAGGTCTATGTCGATCAGGGCGATGTGGTGCGGAAAGGCCAGATTCTGGCTAAGCTGCACAACCAGGATTTCCAGAGTCAACTGGGACAGGCTACGAGTTTGGCCCAGGCGCAACAGGCTGCGGTCACCTCTGCGCGAGCGAACCTCTCCGCGAGTGAGGCGCGCCTTCATGCGAGCATCAGCGCGGTCGCCCGGGCACAGGCAGGTCTGCGCCTTGCTGAAATCAACTACAAACGCACTGAGTCACTCCACGAAGGCGGAGTAGTTTCAAAAGAATCGCTCGATACTGCTGAAACGGCCTACACTCAGGCGCAAGAGGACTTGCGGAACTCGCAAGCCATGCAGAATTCGGCCCAGCAGGAAGGGAAAGCGGCCGAGGGTCAGCTTGCGGTCTCCCAAAAGACGATGGCTGGTTCTGAAGCAGACGTGCGGTTCCAGAAAGCCAATCTGCAATACACGATCGTCACCAGTCCGGTTGATGGCTACGTTGTTTCACGCGATCTGGAGGAAGGAGCGACGGTGGTTCCGGGGCTCCCTATCTTCACCATCGCCGAGTCCAGCTTGATCTGGGTGTCGGCCAACATTGATGAACGTGAGATCGAGGGACTCAAGGGCGGCCAGCCGGCAACCATCACTTTGCGGTCCGCGCCCACCCGCAAGATCTCCGGGCACGTTGCACGAATCGCGAAAGAAGCTGACCCGGTTACTGAGGAAGTGGTTGTGGATGCTGCCTTTGCCCAGCGGCCACTGGACATAAAACTGAATGAAACGGCCGAGGTCTATATTCTGAAATCTGAGAAAGCGGGAGCCAAAGCGCTTCCCCGAACCGCGATCGTGTCTGGCCGCGACGGACCGGCGGTTTGGATTGTGACGAACGGCAAACTTCAGTTACGTCCAATAGGGCTCGGCATGACGGACAAACGCGGGCTCGTTGAAGTCCTCAATGGTCTCTCCGATTCCGAACAGGTTCTTGTTCAGCCGAGCGCCGCAGGCATACAGCTCACGTCCGGAAGACGCGTGCGCACCAGCCGGGTAGAAACGGCCACTGCTGGGCGAGGTACCCCATGA